One segment of Comamonas thiooxydans DNA contains the following:
- a CDS encoding fatty acid desaturase → MSLDIASIWNSVVDWMANGLWDLSWWQLLLYTLVTTHFTIAGVTIYLHRSQAHRALDLGPIPSHFFRFWLWLGTGMVTKEWVAIHRKHHAKCETADDPHSPQTRGLAKVMREGAELYRAEARNEETIKKYGHGTPDDWMERNIYRHSVMGPSLMLILNVALFGAIGLSIWAVQMVWIPFWAAGVVNGVGHFWGYRNYEATDASTNLVPWGLIIGGEELHNNHHTFPTSAKFSVKPYEFDIGWVYISLMQKLGWAKVKKTPPRLRMGAVKPVADELTLEAIIANRYEVMARYARGVRTAVRHELDLLKQKQAQKSDVSLLKGVQRWLHRDADKVPERAQSQLAQARAAHPVIDQMLVMREELRQLWLNTSLSREQLTGQLQAWCQRAEASGIAALKDFSIKLRAAHV, encoded by the coding sequence ATGTCGCTGGATATAGCCTCGATCTGGAATTCCGTCGTGGATTGGATGGCCAATGGCCTGTGGGATCTGTCGTGGTGGCAATTGCTGCTCTACACCCTGGTCACCACCCACTTCACGATTGCGGGCGTCACCATCTATCTGCACCGCAGCCAGGCGCACCGGGCGCTGGATCTGGGGCCTATTCCCTCGCATTTCTTCCGCTTCTGGCTCTGGCTGGGCACGGGCATGGTGACCAAGGAGTGGGTGGCCATCCACCGCAAGCACCACGCCAAGTGCGAGACCGCGGATGACCCGCACAGCCCGCAGACCCGCGGTCTGGCCAAGGTGATGCGCGAAGGTGCCGAGCTCTACCGCGCCGAGGCCAGGAACGAGGAAACGATCAAGAAATACGGTCACGGCACGCCCGACGACTGGATGGAGCGCAATATTTATCGCCATTCGGTGATGGGCCCTTCGCTGATGCTCATCCTGAATGTGGCGTTGTTCGGCGCGATCGGCCTGTCGATCTGGGCCGTGCAGATGGTCTGGATTCCATTCTGGGCTGCGGGCGTGGTCAACGGCGTGGGGCATTTCTGGGGCTATCGCAACTACGAGGCGACAGATGCCTCCACCAATCTGGTGCCCTGGGGCCTCATCATTGGCGGCGAAGAGCTGCACAACAACCACCATACCTTTCCCACTTCCGCGAAGTTCTCCGTCAAGCCCTACGAGTTCGATATCGGCTGGGTCTATATCAGCCTCATGCAGAAGCTGGGCTGGGCCAAGGTCAAGAAGACCCCGCCGCGCCTGCGCATGGGCGCCGTCAAGCCCGTGGCCGACGAGCTGACGCTGGAAGCCATCATTGCCAATCGCTACGAGGTCATGGCCCGTTATGCGCGTGGCGTGCGCACGGCGGTTCGGCACGAGCTGGATCTGCTCAAGCAGAAGCAGGCGCAGAAGTCGGATGTTTCCCTGCTCAAAGGCGTGCAACGCTGGCTGCACCGCGATGCCGACAAGGTGCCCGAGCGTGCCCAGAGTCAACTGGCGCAGGCGCGCGCTGCGCATCCGGTGATTGACCAGATGCTGGTCATGCGCGAAGAGCTGCGTCAGCTGTGGCTCAACACCAGCCTGAGCCGCGAGCAGCTGACCGGCCAGTTGCAGGCCTGGTGCCAGAGGGCCGAAGCCAGCGGCATTGCGGCACTCAAGGATTTCTCCATCAAGCTGCGCGCTGCCCACGTCTGA
- a CDS encoding PLP-dependent aminotransferase family protein has product MLTSNISESQPVDDATSDVLLPLYQRLAAHYSAAIELGSLKPGERMPSVRELMARHDISLSTALQVLRFLEAQGCLEARPRVGYFVCATRTGDIPLTSEPDLSQPLSPGAHAHFVGINEHISLLLERGRQAEVYMDIGGCTPPASLFDHHYLNKTVARLLREHPTLLSQGRSLLANQGNHPLFQQAMARRALASGIRVAPADVLATTGNSEAVSLALAAVASPGDMVAVESPTYYGLLQVVESLQLKTLEIPCSPRTGMSIEALELAFQTQPRLKAVVVVPDLQMPVGARMPDENKARLVALCTAHGAALIEDDSYGLFVEGLPVKPLKAWDSVSGHVIYCQAFNKSLAPGLRQGWMNGGQWHGRIQMLKFAQSRNTQTLGQLVVAEVLGSPTHQRSLEKLRQQLKRQREAMARLVARHFPLGTRMSLPSGGLCLWLEFPAQMSTSDLFTAALARGIRIAPGSMFSNSGRYEHCMRLACTHPVDELMERAMQDLGAMACRQLGQSPRS; this is encoded by the coding sequence ATGCTGACTTCCAACATCTCCGAATCACAGCCTGTCGATGATGCGACAAGCGATGTGCTGCTGCCGCTGTATCAACGGCTGGCCGCGCACTACAGCGCAGCCATAGAGCTGGGGAGTCTGAAACCCGGGGAGCGCATGCCGTCGGTGCGCGAGTTGATGGCTCGACATGACATCAGCCTCTCGACGGCCTTGCAGGTGCTGCGTTTTCTGGAGGCGCAGGGCTGTCTGGAGGCCAGGCCCCGTGTGGGCTACTTTGTGTGCGCGACGAGGACGGGTGATATTCCTCTGACCAGCGAGCCGGACCTGAGCCAGCCGCTATCTCCCGGCGCGCATGCGCATTTCGTGGGTATCAACGAGCATATTTCTCTGCTGCTCGAGCGCGGCCGTCAGGCCGAGGTCTATATGGACATCGGTGGCTGCACGCCGCCTGCGTCCTTGTTCGATCATCACTATCTGAACAAGACCGTCGCCAGGCTGCTGCGCGAGCATCCGACACTGCTCTCGCAGGGGCGCTCTCTGCTGGCCAATCAGGGCAATCATCCGCTGTTTCAGCAGGCCATGGCCAGACGGGCGCTGGCCTCCGGTATCCGTGTGGCGCCTGCAGACGTGCTGGCAACCACCGGCAATTCCGAAGCGGTGAGCCTGGCGCTGGCTGCCGTGGCGTCTCCCGGGGATATGGTGGCCGTCGAATCGCCAACCTATTACGGTCTGCTGCAGGTGGTGGAGTCCCTGCAGCTGAAAACGCTGGAGATTCCCTGCAGCCCACGCACCGGCATGTCCATCGAGGCGCTGGAGCTGGCCTTTCAGACCCAGCCGCGCCTGAAGGCCGTGGTGGTGGTACCGGATCTGCAGATGCCTGTGGGCGCACGCATGCCGGACGAGAACAAGGCCAGACTCGTGGCCCTGTGTACAGCCCATGGGGCGGCGCTGATCGAGGACGACTCCTATGGTCTGTTTGTCGAAGGGCTGCCGGTGAAGCCGCTCAAGGCCTGGGACAGTGTCTCCGGGCATGTGATCTATTGCCAGGCCTTCAACAAAAGTCTGGCGCCGGGTCTGCGTCAGGGCTGGATGAATGGCGGCCAATGGCACGGCCGTATCCAGATGCTGAAATTTGCGCAAAGCCGCAATACCCAGACGCTGGGGCAGCTGGTCGTGGCCGAGGTGCTGGGCTCACCCACCCATCAGCGCAGCCTGGAAAAGCTCAGGCAGCAGCTCAAGCGACAGCGCGAGGCCATGGCCAGACTGGTGGCGCGCCATTTTCCGCTGGGCACGCGCATGAGTCTGCCAAGCGGCGGCCTGTGTCTGTGGCTGGAGTTCCCCGCGCAGATGTCCACCTCGGACTTGTTCACGGCAGCTTTGGCGCGCGGCATACGCATTGCACCGGGCAGCATGTTTTCCAATTCCGGCCGGTATGAGCACTGCATGCGGCTGGCCTGCACCCATCCGGTCGACGAACTCATGGAGAGGGCGATGCAGGATCTGGGCGCGATGGCCTGCCGGCAGCTGGGGCAGAGTCCGCGCAGCTAG
- the rpmG gene encoding 50S ribosomal protein L33, with the protein MAAKGGREKIKLASTAGTGHFYTTTKNKKTMPEKMSIIKFDPKARKHVEYKETKLK; encoded by the coding sequence ATGGCTGCTAAAGGCGGACGCGAAAAGATCAAGCTGGCTTCCACTGCTGGTACCGGTCACTTCTACACAACGACCAAGAACAAGAAGACGATGCCTGAAAAGATGTCGATCATCAAGTTCGACCCCAAGGCTCGCAAGCACGTCGAGTACAAGGAAACCAAGCTGAAGTAA
- the rpmB gene encoding 50S ribosomal protein L28, with the protein MARVCEVTGKKPMVGNNVSHANNKTKRRFLPNLQYRRFWVESENRWVRLRVSSAALRLIDKNGIDSVLADMRARGQA; encoded by the coding sequence ATGGCACGCGTATGTGAAGTTACGGGCAAGAAGCCCATGGTGGGCAACAATGTTTCCCACGCCAACAACAAGACCAAGCGTCGTTTCCTCCCCAACCTGCAATACCGCCGCTTCTGGGTGGAGAGCGAAAACCGTTGGGTGCGCCTGCGCGTTTCCAGCGCTGCTCTGCGCCTGATCGACAAGAACGGTATCGACTCCGTGCTCGCAGACATGCGCGCTCGTGGCCAAGCTTAA
- the trxB gene encoding thioredoxin-disulfide reductase: MSSTKHAQVLILGSGPAGYTAAVYAARANLKPLLITGMAQGGQLMTTTEVDNWPADVMGVQGPELMQRFQEHAERFKTEIVFDHINQVDLSKRPFTLTGDSGVYTCDSLIIATGASAKYLGLPSEEAFMGRGVSACATCDGFFYREQPVCVIGGGNTAVEEALYLSNIASKVTLVHRRDKFKAEPILVDKLMDKVKEGKIELKTHFTLDEVLGDQSGVTGIRIKSTQDGHTEEVKLQGAFIAIGHHPNTDILQGQLELENGYIVTQGGLKGFATQTSVPGVFAAGDCQDHVYRQAITSAGTGCMAALDAQRFLEQES, translated from the coding sequence ATGTCCTCTACCAAACACGCACAAGTTCTCATCCTCGGCTCCGGCCCTGCCGGCTATACCGCCGCCGTATACGCGGCCCGTGCCAATCTCAAGCCCCTGCTGATTACCGGCATGGCCCAGGGCGGCCAGCTGATGACCACCACCGAAGTGGACAACTGGCCCGCCGACGTCATGGGCGTGCAGGGCCCCGAGCTGATGCAGCGTTTTCAGGAACATGCCGAGCGCTTCAAGACCGAAATCGTTTTCGACCACATCAACCAGGTCGACCTCTCCAAGCGCCCCTTCACCCTGACCGGCGACAGCGGCGTCTATACCTGCGACTCGCTGATCATCGCCACCGGCGCATCGGCCAAGTACCTTGGCCTGCCCTCCGAAGAAGCCTTCATGGGCCGCGGCGTGTCCGCTTGCGCCACCTGCGACGGCTTTTTCTATCGCGAGCAGCCTGTCTGCGTGATCGGCGGCGGCAACACGGCCGTGGAAGAAGCTCTCTACCTGTCCAACATCGCCAGCAAGGTCACCCTGGTGCACCGCCGCGACAAGTTCAAGGCCGAGCCCATCCTCGTGGACAAGCTGATGGACAAGGTCAAGGAAGGCAAGATCGAGCTCAAGACCCATTTCACACTGGATGAAGTGCTGGGCGACCAGAGCGGCGTGACCGGCATCCGCATCAAGAGCACGCAGGACGGCCACACGGAAGAGGTCAAGCTGCAAGGCGCCTTCATTGCCATCGGCCACCACCCCAACACCGACATCCTCCAGGGTCAGCTGGAGCTGGAAAACGGCTACATCGTCACCCAGGGCGGCCTCAAGGGCTTTGCCACACAGACCAGCGTGCCCGGCGTGTTCGCCGCCGGCGACTGCCAGGACCATGTCTACCGCCAGGCCATCACCAGCGCCGGCACCGGCTGCATGGCAGCCCTGGATGCCCAACGTTTCCTGGAACAGGAATCCTGA
- a CDS encoding DNA translocase FtsK, producing MTYTLNASNASSSSKSKSRAATPRYGVIRFSQEVLLLIGLLALVFWLMAMFTYSPQDAAWSTSGAGQRPFVHNWMGRVGAWLADACYFGFGMSIWWLVLAAVQTWVTSLVRWMRGGVNKDGSPLALMPLWRRRFLFWGGLAILMIASCALEWTRLYRFENLLPGPAGGVFGYMMGFNALKWLGFAGSGLIGICLFVLGAAMVFGFSWGKLAEGLGARLDGMVQFGRERREIAKDVSVGKRAAREREEVVFDRTEGAIAAPVHQPVQIIEPVLQETSQPSARVVKERQKPLFTDHPDSKLPQVDLLDQAQQRQELVSAETLEMTSRLIEKRLKDFGVEVRVVAAMPGPVITRYEIEPATGVKGSQIVNLAKDLARSLSLVSIRVIETIPGKNYMALELPNAKRQSIRLSEVLGSQVYHDAKSLLTMGLGKDIVGNPVVADLAKMPHVLVAGTTGSGKSVGINAMILSLLYKAEARDVRLLMIDPKMLEMSVYEGIPHLLCPVVTDMKQAANGLNWCVAEMERRYKLMSKLGVRNLAGYNSKIDEAKAREESIPNPFSLTPEEPEPLQRLPHIVIVIDELADLMMVVGKKIEELIARLAQKARAAGIHLILATQRPSVDVITGLIKANIPTRIAFQVSSKIDSRTVLDQMGAETLLGMGDMLYMASGTGLPIRVHGAFVSDDEVHRVVSYLKEQGDPDYIEGILEGGSVDGEGGDDDGEGGGEKDELYDQAVEIVLKDRKASISYVQRKLRIGYNRSANLLEQMEKAGLVSSLTSSGQRDVLVPARSE from the coding sequence ATGACATATACATTGAACGCTTCGAACGCGTCTTCTTCCAGCAAATCAAAATCCCGCGCTGCGACTCCGCGCTATGGAGTGATTCGCTTCAGCCAGGAGGTTTTGCTGTTGATCGGCCTGCTGGCGCTGGTGTTCTGGCTCATGGCCATGTTCACCTACTCGCCGCAAGACGCAGCCTGGTCCACTTCGGGCGCCGGGCAGAGGCCGTTTGTGCACAACTGGATGGGCCGTGTGGGTGCCTGGCTGGCCGACGCCTGCTACTTCGGCTTCGGCATGTCCATCTGGTGGCTGGTGCTGGCCGCCGTGCAGACCTGGGTGACATCGCTGGTGCGCTGGATGCGTGGCGGGGTGAACAAGGACGGCAGCCCTCTGGCGCTGATGCCGCTGTGGCGCCGCCGCTTTCTGTTCTGGGGCGGTCTGGCCATTCTGATGATTGCCAGCTGCGCGCTGGAATGGACGCGTCTGTACCGTTTCGAGAACCTGCTGCCCGGCCCTGCCGGTGGCGTGTTTGGTTACATGATGGGCTTCAATGCCCTCAAGTGGCTGGGTTTTGCGGGCTCGGGCCTGATCGGCATCTGCCTGTTCGTGCTGGGCGCTGCCATGGTGTTCGGCTTTTCCTGGGGCAAGCTGGCCGAAGGCCTGGGCGCACGTCTGGACGGCATGGTGCAGTTTGGCCGCGAGCGTCGTGAAATTGCCAAGGATGTCTCTGTCGGCAAGAGAGCGGCCCGAGAACGCGAGGAAGTGGTGTTTGACCGCACAGAAGGTGCGATTGCTGCACCGGTGCATCAGCCTGTGCAGATCATCGAACCCGTGCTGCAGGAGACCAGTCAGCCCAGCGCCAGGGTGGTGAAGGAACGCCAGAAGCCGCTGTTCACCGATCATCCGGACAGCAAGCTGCCTCAGGTGGACCTGCTGGACCAGGCCCAGCAGCGCCAGGAGCTGGTGTCTGCCGAGACACTGGAGATGACCAGCCGGCTGATTGAAAAGCGCCTCAAGGACTTTGGCGTGGAAGTGCGGGTGGTTGCGGCCATGCCCGGCCCTGTGATCACGCGCTATGAGATCGAGCCTGCCACGGGCGTCAAGGGCTCGCAGATCGTCAATCTGGCCAAGGACCTGGCGCGTTCGCTGTCCCTGGTGTCGATTCGTGTGATCGAGACCATTCCCGGCAAGAACTATATGGCGCTGGAGCTGCCCAACGCCAAGCGCCAGTCGATCCGTTTGTCCGAGGTGCTGGGCTCGCAGGTCTATCACGACGCCAAGAGCCTGCTGACCATGGGACTGGGCAAGGATATCGTGGGCAACCCCGTGGTCGCCGACCTGGCCAAGATGCCCCACGTGCTGGTGGCCGGCACGACCGGCTCGGGCAAGTCCGTGGGTATCAACGCCATGATTCTGTCTCTGCTCTACAAGGCAGAGGCGCGCGATGTGCGCCTGCTCATGATCGACCCCAAGATGCTGGAAATGTCGGTCTATGAAGGCATTCCCCATCTGCTGTGCCCCGTGGTCACCGACATGAAGCAGGCGGCCAACGGCCTGAACTGGTGCGTGGCCGAGATGGAGCGCCGCTACAAGCTCATGAGCAAGCTCGGTGTGCGCAATCTGGCCGGCTACAACAGCAAGATCGACGAGGCCAAGGCGCGCGAGGAGTCGATTCCCAACCCTTTCAGCCTCACGCCAGAGGAGCCTGAGCCGCTGCAGCGCCTGCCCCACATCGTCATTGTCATCGACGAACTGGCCGACCTGATGATGGTGGTCGGCAAGAAGATCGAAGAACTCATCGCCCGCCTTGCGCAAAAGGCGCGTGCGGCCGGCATTCATCTGATTCTTGCGACCCAGCGCCCCAGCGTGGACGTGATCACCGGCCTGATCAAGGCCAATATTCCGACCCGTATTGCCTTCCAGGTCTCCAGCAAGATCGACAGCCGCACCGTGCTGGATCAGATGGGGGCCGAGACCCTGCTGGGCATGGGCGACATGCTGTACATGGCCAGCGGCACCGGCCTGCCGATTCGCGTGCACGGCGCTTTTGTCTCCGACGACGAGGTGCACCGTGTGGTCAGCTATCTCAAGGAACAGGGCGATCCCGACTACATCGAAGGCATCCTGGAAGGCGGCTCTGTCGACGGCGAGGGCGGCGATGACGATGGCGAGGGCGGCGGCGAAAAGGACGAGCTCTACGATCAGGCCGTCGAAATCGTGCTGAAGGACCGCAAGGCCAGCATTTCCTATGTTCAGCGCAAACTGCGCATCGGCTACAACCGCTCGGCCAATCTGCTCGAGCAGATGGAAAAGGCCGGCCTGGTCAGCTCGCTCACATCCAGTGGGCAGCGCGATGTTCTAGTTCCGGCTCGCAGCGAGTGA
- the lolA gene encoding outer membrane lipoprotein chaperone LolA: protein MKRLLTAILIAGSASAAMADGLKSLESFMKNAQAGKADFTQSVTSPPKSGQEARTKVSSGSFEFQRPGKFRFNYTKPFEQLIVADGKTLWLYDADLNQVTQRAQAQVLGSTPAAILTSATDLKALKADFELGNQPDADGLEWVLASPRQKGGQLKSVRIGFTPEGKLAALDIEDSFGQRSLMQFKGLQTQASLPASTFHFTVPKGADVLKQ from the coding sequence ATGAAACGTCTTTTGACTGCAATTTTGATAGCTGGCAGCGCAAGTGCTGCAATGGCTGATGGCCTGAAAAGCCTTGAGTCTTTCATGAAGAACGCCCAGGCGGGCAAGGCCGACTTCACCCAGTCTGTGACCTCGCCGCCCAAGTCCGGGCAGGAAGCGCGTACCAAGGTGTCCAGCGGCAGCTTCGAATTCCAGCGGCCCGGCAAGTTCCGCTTCAACTACACCAAGCCGTTCGAGCAGCTCATCGTGGCCGACGGCAAGACACTGTGGCTGTACGACGCCGACCTGAACCAGGTGACGCAGCGTGCCCAGGCCCAGGTGCTGGGCAGCACACCGGCGGCCATTCTGACCTCGGCCACCGACCTCAAGGCCTTGAAGGCCGATTTCGAGCTGGGCAATCAGCCTGATGCCGATGGCCTGGAATGGGTGCTGGCCAGCCCCAGGCAGAAGGGCGGTCAGCTCAAGAGCGTGCGCATAGGTTTCACACCCGAAGGCAAGCTGGCAGCGCTGGATATCGAGGACAGCTTTGGCCAGCGCTCGCTGATGCAGTTCAAGGGCCTGCAGACCCAGGCTTCGCTGCCGGCATCGACCTTCCACTTCACGGTGCCCAAGGGGGCCGACGTGCTCAAGCAGTAA
- the brnQ gene encoding branched-chain amino acid transport system II carrier protein: MKKLKTWDIFALGFMTFALFLGAGNIIFPPMVGLAAGENLLGASTGFLLTGVGLPLLGVIALARVGGGLDTLTSPIGRIAGLVLAVAIYLTIGPLFATPRTATVSFEMGLAPFVGNTPAMLLAFTIAYFVAVALLSLFPGKLMDNVGKIITPVLILALAVLGGSAVLAPVDGYSVSTEAYATQAAAFSEGFLQGYQTMDALASLIFGIVIVNAIKAAGVSDSRLHTRYCIYAGIIAATCLGLVYVSLMYLGATNSQLAVNASTGVQILTAFVQQTFGPAGLWLLATVIMLACLTTGVGLITACSSFFSELTGISYRTMVIGLSIFSTAVANQGLAQLIAVAVPVLVGLYPVAIALIALSLLHRWSQPARVYIPVMSTSLVFGLFDAAKAAKLDFLVPAWLDMLPGAALGMGWVTPVVCVLVLAGLLDFAFGNKQAAANATRA, translated from the coding sequence ATGAAAAAACTCAAGACCTGGGACATTTTTGCCCTCGGTTTCATGACCTTTGCCCTGTTCCTCGGGGCGGGCAACATCATCTTCCCTCCCATGGTGGGCCTGGCCGCCGGTGAAAACCTGCTCGGAGCCTCGACCGGCTTTCTGCTGACCGGCGTCGGCCTGCCCCTGCTCGGGGTGATCGCCCTGGCCCGCGTGGGCGGCGGTCTGGACACCCTGACCAGCCCCATAGGCCGCATTGCCGGCCTGGTGCTGGCCGTGGCCATCTATCTGACCATAGGCCCTCTGTTCGCGACGCCGCGCACGGCCACCGTATCCTTCGAGATGGGCCTGGCCCCCTTCGTCGGCAACACGCCTGCCATGCTGCTGGCCTTCACCATCGCTTACTTTGTGGCCGTGGCGCTGCTGTCGCTGTTCCCCGGCAAGCTCATGGACAACGTGGGCAAGATCATCACGCCCGTGCTGATTCTGGCGCTGGCCGTGCTCGGCGGCTCCGCCGTGCTGGCCCCCGTGGATGGCTACAGCGTCAGCACCGAGGCCTATGCCACGCAGGCTGCCGCCTTCTCCGAAGGCTTTCTGCAGGGCTATCAGACCATGGACGCCCTGGCCTCGCTGATCTTCGGCATCGTCATCGTCAACGCCATCAAGGCCGCCGGCGTGAGCGACAGCAGGCTGCACACGCGCTACTGCATTTACGCCGGCATCATTGCCGCGACCTGCCTGGGCCTGGTCTACGTCTCGCTGATGTATCTGGGCGCCACCAACAGCCAGCTGGCCGTCAACGCCTCCACCGGCGTGCAGATTCTCACGGCCTTTGTGCAGCAGACCTTCGGCCCCGCAGGTCTGTGGCTGCTGGCCACCGTCATCATGCTGGCCTGCCTGACTACCGGCGTGGGCCTGATCACGGCCTGCAGCAGCTTCTTCAGTGAGCTGACCGGCATCTCCTATCGCACCATGGTCATCGGCCTGTCGATCTTCAGCACTGCCGTGGCCAACCAGGGACTGGCCCAGCTGATTGCCGTGGCCGTGCCTGTGCTCGTGGGCCTGTATCCCGTGGCCATCGCCCTGATCGCCCTGAGCCTGCTGCACCGCTGGAGCCAGCCGGCGCGCGTCTATATCCCCGTGATGAGCACCTCACTGGTCTTCGGCCTGTTTGATGCTGCCAAGGCAGCCAAGCTCGACTTCCTGGTTCCCGCCTGGCTGGACATGCTGCCCGGCGCCGCCCTGGGCATGGGCTGGGTCACCCCGGTGGTCTGCGTGCTGGTGCTGGCAGGCCTGCTGGATTTCGCCTTCGGCAACAAGCAAGCTGCCGCAAACGCCACACGCGCCTGA
- a CDS encoding replication-associated recombination protein A: MVTHINSHSPAVPHQPLAERLRPHTLAEVIGQQHVLGEGMPLRLAFESGRPHSCILWGPPGVGKTTIARLMADAFDAQFISISAVLGGVKDIREAVEQAQAAQSGLLQQRTIVFVDEVHRFNKSQQDAFLPHVESGLFTFIGATTENPSFEVNSALLSRAAVYVLQSLTTDDLKQIVAKAHAIKAVPAIEDEALERLIAYADGDARRLLNTLETLSITAEQAGVQSITDAWLLKVLGERMRRYDKGGEQFYDTISALHKSVRGSDPDAALYWFCRMLDGGADPRYLARRIVRMAWEDIGLADPRAMQMCNDAAATYERLGSPEGELALAQAVIYLAVAPKSNAGYMAYNKAKAFVKGDTTRPVPLHLRNAPTKLMKQLDYGRDYRYAHSEEGGFAAGERYLPEGMEDPGFYQPVARGLEIKIGQKLAELKALNDAARAADDEPAGL, translated from the coding sequence ATGGTCACGCACATCAATTCCCATTCCCCAGCCGTTCCCCATCAGCCTCTGGCCGAGCGCCTGCGGCCGCACACTCTGGCCGAAGTCATCGGCCAGCAGCATGTGCTGGGAGAGGGCATGCCGCTGCGCCTAGCCTTCGAGTCGGGTCGCCCGCACAGTTGCATACTCTGGGGGCCGCCGGGAGTGGGCAAGACCACGATTGCGCGCCTGATGGCCGATGCCTTTGATGCGCAGTTCATCTCCATCAGCGCCGTGCTGGGCGGCGTCAAGGACATCCGCGAGGCCGTGGAGCAGGCGCAGGCCGCCCAGAGCGGACTGCTGCAGCAGCGCACCATCGTGTTCGTGGACGAGGTGCACCGCTTCAACAAAAGCCAGCAGGACGCTTTTCTGCCCCATGTGGAAAGCGGACTGTTCACCTTCATCGGCGCGACCACGGAGAACCCGTCGTTCGAGGTCAACTCGGCCCTGCTGTCGCGGGCGGCTGTCTATGTGCTGCAAAGCCTGACAACCGACGATCTGAAGCAGATTGTGGCCAAAGCCCATGCCATCAAGGCGGTTCCCGCCATCGAAGATGAAGCGCTGGAGCGCCTGATTGCCTATGCCGACGGCGATGCACGGCGCTTGCTGAACACGCTGGAGACCCTGTCCATCACGGCCGAGCAGGCCGGGGTGCAGAGCATCACCGATGCCTGGCTGCTCAAGGTGCTGGGCGAGCGTATGCGCCGCTATGACAAGGGCGGCGAGCAGTTCTACGACACCATCAGCGCGCTGCACAAATCCGTGCGCGGCTCGGACCCCGATGCGGCGCTTTACTGGTTTTGCCGCATGCTGGACGGCGGGGCCGATCCGCGCTATCTGGCCCGCCGCATCGTGCGCATGGCCTGGGAAGACATAGGACTTGCCGACCCGCGTGCCATGCAGATGTGCAACGATGCTGCTGCGACCTATGAACGCCTGGGCAGTCCCGAGGGCGAGTTGGCCCTGGCCCAGGCCGTGATCTACCTGGCCGTGGCGCCCAAGAGCAATGCCGGCTACATGGCCTACAACAAGGCCAAGGCTTTTGTGAAGGGCGACACCACAAGGCCTGTGCCGCTGCATCTGCGCAATGCCCCCACCAAGCTGATGAAGCAGCTGGACTATGGGCGGGACTACCGCTATGCCCACAGCGAGGAGGGCGGCTTTGCGGCGGGCGAGCGCTATCTGCCTGAAGGAATGGAAGATCCGGGCTTCTACCAGCCCGTGGCGCGTGGGCTGGAAATCAAGATCGGCCAGAAGCTGGCGGAACTCAAGGCGCTCAACGACGCCGCTCGTGCGGCAGATGACGAGCCGGCAGGCTTGTAA
- a CDS encoding branched-chain amino acid ABC transporter permease — protein sequence MDILLQQIINGLVLGSMYALIALGYTMVYGIIQLINFAHGEVLMVGALTSWSCIGLMQEAMPYLPGWLMLLIAAIIACVVAASLNFVIEKVAYRPLRNSPRLAPLITAIGVSILLQTLAMIIWKPNYKAYPTLLSSTPYEIGTAVITPTQILVLVVTAVALATLMYLVNYTKLGRAMRATAENPRVAALMGVKPDMVISATFIIGAVLAAIAGIMYASNYGTAHHTMGFLPGLKAFTAAVFGGIGNLAGAVVGGLLLGLIESIGSGYIGDLTGGVLGSQYTDIFAFIVLIIILTLRPSGLLGERVADRA from the coding sequence ATGGATATCTTGCTGCAGCAGATCATCAATGGTCTGGTGTTAGGCAGCATGTACGCCTTGATAGCCCTGGGCTACACCATGGTGTACGGCATCATTCAGCTGATCAACTTCGCGCATGGCGAGGTGCTGATGGTGGGGGCTTTGACCAGTTGGAGCTGTATCGGCCTGATGCAGGAGGCCATGCCCTATCTGCCGGGCTGGCTCATGCTTTTGATAGCCGCCATCATCGCCTGCGTGGTGGCCGCATCGCTGAACTTCGTGATAGAGAAGGTGGCATACCGGCCGCTGCGCAACAGCCCGCGTCTGGCGCCGCTGATCACGGCCATCGGTGTCTCCATCCTGCTGCAGACCCTGGCCATGATCATCTGGAAGCCCAATTACAAGGCTTATCCCACACTGCTGTCGTCCACACCCTATGAAATCGGCACGGCGGTGATCACGCCCACGCAGATTCTGGTGCTGGTGGTCACGGCGGTTGCACTTGCCACGCTGATGTACCTGGTCAACTACACCAAGCTGGGGCGCGCCATGCGGGCCACGGCCGAGAACCCGCGTGTGGCGGCGCTGATGGGCGTCAAGCCCGATATGGTGATTTCCGCCACCTTCATCATCGGTGCCGTGCTGGCGGCGATTGCCGGCATCATGTATGCCTCCAACTACGGCACGGCTCATCACACCATGGGCTTTCTGCCGGGTCTCAAGGCCTTCACGGCCGCCGTTTTCGGCGGCATCGGCAATCTGGCCGGGGCCGTGGTGGGTGGCCTGCTGCTGGGGCTGATCGAGTCCATCGGGTCCGGCTATATCGGTGATCTGACGGGCGGTGTGCTGGGCAGTCAGTACACCGACATCTTTGCCTTCATCGTGCTCATCATCATCCTGACGCTGCGCCCTTCGGGCCTGCTGGGTGAGCGTGTGGCGGACCGAGCCTGA